A genome region from Sphaeramia orbicularis chromosome 19, fSphaOr1.1, whole genome shotgun sequence includes the following:
- the ptges3l gene encoding putative protein PTGES3L, with amino-acid sequence MNKVKIVRPEESQPAHAIWFDRKKYVTVNFLVQKPKDVQVDIQPDKMILCCKNDVDDVFYNELHFFEKVQIHDSRERVYDRTINILLRKVKPDYAWPRLQRDEARPSWISVDFDNWRDWENEEDDGKEEYDRYMDMIQEMASSNKGAAPDMGDLSDSD; translated from the exons ATGAACAAGGTCAAAATTGTCAGGCCAGAGGAGAG CCAGCCAGCACATGCAATATGGTTTGACAGAAAGAAATATGTCACCGTCAACTTCCTGGTTCAGAAACCTAAAGATGTCCAGGTTGATATCCAAccagacaaaatgattttatg CTGCAAAAATGATGTCGATGACGTGTTCTACAATGAGCTGCACTTCTTTGAAAAAGTCCAAATCCAT GACTCTAGAGAAAGAGTGTACGACCGCACCATCAACATCCTGCTCAGAAAAGTCAAGCCTGATTATGCATGGCCTCGTCTCCAGAGGGATGAAGCCagg CCTAGTTGGATTTCTGTAGACTTTGATAACTGGAGGGACTGGGAGAATGAGGAAGATGATGGAAAGGAAGAGTACGACAGATACATGGAT ATGATTCAAGAAATGGCAAGCAGTAACAAAGGAGCAGCACCAGATATGGGTGATCTCAGTGAT TCTGACTGA
- the aarsd1 gene encoding alanyl-tRNA editing protein Aarsd1: protein MAFQCQRDCYMKEFVTSVVSCCPAELKQEINGKKETVKGFNVKLQDTILFPEGGGQPDDHGLIGDIPVLRVTRLGPEAVHFVCSSLQEGQQVHVKVDWERRFDHMQQHSGQHLITALADTMFGYKTTSWELGRQRSTIELDTPCVKPNQLQALEEAVNEKIRSQTPVTVQLLSIDDPAVEKVRSRGLPEDHAGPIRIIDIEGVDANMCCGTHVSNLSHLQVIKLLGTEKGKKNKTNLLFLAGNRVLKYTEKSFNTERSLVSLLKTGPDDHVEAVDKLQKSVKLLQKTNLNILRDMAVLIAQNFKNNPQRGNFFSFHKKEGDNEFMNIIANEINTEETLVFLTVGEEKGPGLFLLAGPSGPVAELGPRVLEMLQGKGAGKNGRFQGKANSLSRREEVEAFLQQHCTHHTSEEE from the exons ATGGCATTTCAGTGTCAACGGGACTGCTATATGAAAGAG TTTGTCACATCTGTAGTATCCTGCTGCCCCGCCGAGCTGAAACAAGAAATCAACGGGAAGAAAGAAACTGTCAAGGGTTTCAATGTGAAGCTCCAGGACACGATCCTGTTCCCAGAGGGTGGGGGTCAA CCGGATGATCACGGACTGATCGGAGACATCCCAGTTTTGAGGGTGACTAGACTTGGTCCTGAAGCTGTACACTTTGTCTGCTCATCACTGCAGGAGGGTCAGCAGGTGCATGTGAAGGTGGACTGGGAGAGGAGGTTTGATCATATGCAGCAGCACTCCG GTCAACATTTGATCACAGCTTTGGCAGATACAATGTTTGGATACAAGACCACATCCTG GGAACTGGGACGTCAGAGAAGCACCATTGAATTGGACACTCCATGTGTGAAACCTAATCAGCTCCAAGCTCTGGAGGAAGCTGTAAATGAGAAGATTAGAAGCCAGACCCCTGTCACTGTTCAGCTGCTTTCTATAGATGACCCAGCTGTGGAAAAG GTGAGGAGTCGGGGGCTGCCAGAGGACCATGCAGGGCCCATTCGGATCATTGACATCGAGGGAGTCGATGCCAATATGTGTTGCGGAACTCATGTGTCTAACCTGAGTCATTTACAG GTAATAAAACTACTGGGGActgagaaaggaaagaaaaacaaaaccaacctgCTGTTCCTGGCAGGAAACCGGGTACTGAAGTACACAGAGAAAAGCTTCAACACAGAGCGTTCACTGGTGTCTCTGTTGAA AACTGGACCTGATGATCACGTTGAGGCAGTGGACAAATTACAGAAGTCTGTAAAGCTGCTCCAGAAA ACTAACCTGAACATACTACGAGACATGGCTGTGCTAATTGCTCAGAACTTTAAGAACAATCCACAGAGAGGAAACTTTTTCAGCTTCCACAA AAAAGAGGGTGACAATGAGTTCATGAATATCATTGCCAATGAAATTAACACTGAG GAAACATTAGTTTTTCTCACTGTTGGGGAGGAGAAGGGACCCGGTTTGTTTCTACTGGCTGGACCCAGTGGACCAGTGGCTGAATTGGGACCACG TGTGTTGGAGATGCTGCAAGGGAAGGGAGCTGGAAAAAATGGGCGTTTTCAAGGCAAAGCCAACAGTCTGTCTCGTAGAGAGGAGGTGGAGGCTTTCCTCCAGCAGCACTGCACACATCACACCTCAGAGGAAGaataa